The Desulfonatronum sp. SC1 genomic interval GGCCTACAACAGCATTTCGACCGAAATATCAAAGACTTTCGTCAAGGCGGCATTTTTCTCAAATTCGGTCGAAGTGCACGAATCCGGGCTCTTTTCGGTTTTGTCTGGCGGTTGGGACTTCTTTTCCTCCAACATATTCCCGTTAAAACCGGTATGGCCGTTGCTCGTACATTTGGCTATCGGAGGTGTTCAACCAGGTGGGGTCCTGGGCCTTTCAATTGTTTTAATCAATCCGGATCAAACGGAGGTTGAGTTGGAAGAAATCGATGTCACACGCGATAGCACCGCGAGTAGTCCATCAACGTTGATTTTTCGTTTGCTTAAGCCAGAAATTACCTGTCCAGGGGTATGGGTGTTTTCCATACGCTCAGCTGATCGAGAACTCTCCAGGGTACCTATCGAAGTCAGGAAGGCTAAATGATCGTGGGAGCGTTGATGCCCAACAAATCGCTGCAGGTGACGTTTGACCCGCCACCCATTTTTGCTGTCGCAAGAACGGGCGTCGCCTCAAACGGACCTGAGCTCAGGCGTTCCCGCGACGCTTCCGCGTCGCGGGAACGGGCCGGGGCTGACTGCGTCCATCCGGTTGCCCTCGCCGCGGAAGCCGCGTCGAGAACAACCGGCTGGACCGGACTTCGGCCTGTCCTTCCGCAAGCGAGCTTGCTCCAGAACAGGCCGAAGCCGGTCAGCCCCGGCCCGTTAGCTGCAAAGATTAGAGGATTTTATAGATGAAACCATCAGACAGAATTAACCTTATTAAAGAAATATCTGCATTTCTAGGAAAAGAAAATTGGACGCTGATTGATCTAACTCTAAAACAATTCAAATTTCCATGGTCTGATCAATGGAACGGAAATAGCACCGAAGATTATATAATTGATATGATCAGTAACGCAGAAGATCAATCCTTAGTGGATTTAGCAAAACATCTTGGAGTTGTTACTGAGCTTGAGTCTTCTGAACAACCGGCATTCTGGTCTCCAAATCAACCACGTATTTTTTTGAGCCATCTTGCAACTGAAAAAAGATCTTTAAAAATTTTTAAAGCGGAGCTGGGGAAATATGGACTCGCATGTTTCGTCGCTCATGAAGATATAGAACCTACAAAAGAATGGCAGTCAGAAATTGAGATTGCCTTGACCACGATGGATGCACTTGTAGCATACCTGACACCAGGATTTAATGAAAGTAAATGGACGGATCAAGAAATTGGTGTTGCAATTGGGCGTAAGGTCCCAATTGTTCCATTGAAAGTTGGAATTGATCCTTATGGGTTCATCGGTAAGTATCAAGCCCTTCAAGCAAAAGACCGCATGCCAAATGAAGTTGCACGAGAGATCGTTGAACTATTGGCTGCAAAGCCTCAGATTGCATTTAAAATATCAAACGCCTTGGTCGAGCGCCTTGAAGATTCATCATCTTGGGCAGAGTCAAAACGAGTAATGGATTTAATAGAAAAATGCCGTCAATTTTCCGATGAGGTTCTTGAGAGGCTCAAGGCTGCACCAAAAGATAATTCACAAGTACGTGATGCTTGGGGTGTTCCTGAGCGAATTAAAACCATTGTAGAAAAAATTAGCAGCTAACCATGCTCTTGCAGCGGATCGCAAGGAACCGCGCCCGCTGAAGAGCCGCGTTCCCGCGACGCATCCGCGTCGCGGGAACGGGCCGGGGCTGACTGCGTCCAGTCGGTTGCCCTCGCCGCGGATGCCGCGTCGAGAACAACCGACTGGACCGGACCTCGGCCTGTCCTTCCGCAAGCGAGCTTGCTCCAGAACAGGCCGAAGCCGGTCAGCCCCGGCCCGTTATGCGTCTCGATTGATAATGTGACATGAAAAATACAGATAAAATCTTGCTAGTAAAGATACTCACTATAGATCGGGTAGACGGATTTTTGGATGGGAATATTTATATGAATTCGGACGCATATTTTTCAAAAATCGACCAGAGTGACGCAGCTCGATTTGATGCAGATGAAGATGTAGATGAAGCTTTACAGGTAAAAGAACTTGCTATACGAAACGATGAAGGTGAATATGTTCCTATTGGCGGCATAATAAATCCTATCCGCTGTAGATATGGAAGCAGAGAGCACCTGAACATATTTTGTTTGCATATGATCGTGGATCTGCCGGAATATGATTTTGATGAAAGAAACATACAGTTTGGTGAGGCTGCAATCGTAATTCGAGATGCCAAAGAGTTTACTAATCGAATGCGTTCCGCCTCTGAAGCGCTCGGACGCAAGATTCATCATGGCCCCGTAACATATCTAAATAAAACCACGCACCACGGCGTTATTGGTCCTTTTAGGAAATTTGATGAATTCGCGTATCAGAGTGAATTTCGCTATGTATTGCACAAAGGCGATGGGAATACAACCACGGTAAAACTTGGCGACATTCGAGATATTTGTTTTTCGATACCATCGAAAGATATTCCTAAACTTATACATAGGAAAGGCGCGGGATAGGGTGTGTACACCGACGCATAACAAAACTAATGCAGCCGACGCAAAAGCCGCGCGGCTGATTAGCGCCGTTCCCGCGACGCATCCGCGTCGCGGGAACGGCGCCGGGGCTGACTGCGTCCAGTCGGTTGCCCTCGCCGCGGATTCCGCGTCGAGAACAACCGACTGGACCGGACTTCGGCCTGTCCTTCCGCAAGCGAGCTTGCTCCAGAACAGGCCGAAGCCGGTCAGCCCCGGCCCGTTCTGTGCAATGCCGCTAAGGAGAGAAAATGTTTGAAGAGTTGGAAAGGATCAACGAACGGCCTGAACCGTTCCAATTTTATACCGCGAGAGATCTCTGGACTGATGAGCATACGTCAGCCCAGATGCTCTCTTGCCACCTCAATGAGGCCATCGACCTCTCTTCGCGAAATGCACAGTTCATCAACGGATCGGTGGAGTGGATCGTTTCCCGCTTTAACATCGGCAAGGATACCAAGATCGCCGATTTCGGCTGCGGTCCAGGATTGTACGTAACGAGTTTAGCCAAGCGCCAGGCGAATGTGACAGGCATAGATTTCTCGAGAAGGTCTATCGAGTACGCAAGGGCGGTCGCGGCCAGCGAGCATCTGAACATCAACTACGTGACGCAGAATTACCTGGACTTTGAGACAGAAGACCGGTTCGACCTTGTCCTTATGGTCATGTGCGACTTCTGCGCCCTCAGCCCTACCCAAAGAAGAGGGATTCTGAGCAAATTCCACAAAATCCTAAAGCCG includes:
- a CDS encoding toll/interleukin-1 receptor domain-containing protein, with amino-acid sequence MKPSDRINLIKEISAFLGKENWTLIDLTLKQFKFPWSDQWNGNSTEDYIIDMISNAEDQSLVDLAKHLGVVTELESSEQPAFWSPNQPRIFLSHLATEKRSLKIFKAELGKYGLACFVAHEDIEPTKEWQSEIEIALTTMDALVAYLTPGFNESKWTDQEIGVAIGRKVPIVPLKVGIDPYGFIGKYQALQAKDRMPNEVAREIVELLAAKPQIAFKISNALVERLEDSSSWAESKRVMDLIEKCRQFSDEVLERLKAAPKDNSQVRDAWGVPERIKTIVEKISS
- a CDS encoding class I SAM-dependent methyltransferase gives rise to the protein MFEELERINERPEPFQFYTARDLWTDEHTSAQMLSCHLNEAIDLSSRNAQFINGSVEWIVSRFNIGKDTKIADFGCGPGLYVTSLAKRQANVTGIDFSRRSIEYARAVAASEHLNINYVTQNYLDFETEDRFDLVLMVMCDFCALSPTQRRGILSKFHKILKPGGSVLLDVYSLAAFDQREEAVTCEVNLLNGFWSPNKYYGFLNSFKYDEEKVVLDKYTIVESDRTRTVYNWLQYFAPEELEREFVEGGFCIETLYSDVAGTPYDRNSSEFAVIAKRA